CAGGGCATCGACAAGCTTGATGACCTCGGATTCATTCATGAGATCAAAGATGCTCAAACGAGAAACGAGAGCCTTGCCAGCGATTACGCTGACTCCATCGCGGCGGGCAAGACCAGCCTTGTAGTTGCCCCAACGCATGCGGAGCGGGAGGTGGTCACCAGCGCCATTCGTAGCGAGCTGAAAAATCGTGGTCTTGTGAGCAAGGACGAGAGGACAATCACCACGCTCAAGTCTCGACGTCTGACAGCTGCCCAACGTTCGGATGCATTTAACTACGAGCCGGGCGACGTCGTGGAGTTCGTGACCAAAGGCAAGGGGGGATTCAATGCCGGTGACAGACTAACGGTAACCCAGATTCATGACGGTAAAGTCTTTGCCGGTCCGCATGGAGAAACCGAAGTCCCTGTTGGTTCTCCGAAATCGTTCGATGTCTACCGAAAGCAAGAACAGGGCTTCGCCGTCGGCGATCTGATTCGCATCACTAAGAATCGTCGCCCTGATAAAGACAGCTCAGCGAAGCGACTGACGAATGGTTCTCTCGTGAAGCTCAAAGGGTTCACCAAGAACGGGTATCTCAAGCTCAGCAATGGGCGCACGATCCCGCCTGAGTGGGGCCACATCGACCATGGTGTGGCGGTGACCTCGTATGGTTCACAAGGCAAGACGTTCCAGCGCGTATTCGTCGCCCAAAGCAGCTTGTCTTTCCCAGCTTCGTCGCCTGAACAGGCATACGTGTCTGCCAGCCGAGGCAAAGAGCAACTGACGATCTACACAGACGACAAGTCTGCATTGAAGTCCGCCGTTGCACACGTTCGTCCGGCGAAGAACGCGAGCGACCTGCGACCAAACCAGCTGCCATCAACCGAAGCCCCACGGTCCCGACTCCTGCACGAACTATCTCAAATCCGACTGCGTGCCGCTCGGTTTGCCAGTGACCAGATTCGCCGCTTCAGCCAGTGGGCCGGACAGCGACAACTTCAACCACAACAAGCGAGGTAAATATGGCCCGACACGAATCCAACAGTATACTTGAGCGAGCCGGAATCGCGTCGGAGATCTCCAACCCGGAGGCGGACTATTACAACGAAGATGATCCGTACCGAGCCATCGGGATTTCTCGCAAAGCCTGGGGCGGCGAGCCAATGATCAACTTCATCATGCGAACCGGCGACCATCAGGCCATCGCCTATAACCACCTCTACCGAATTCAATTCGATCCATCGAAAGGGATAACGCTCGACTTCACCAATCACAAGGTTGTCATTCAGGGCCGAAAACTTGCCGAGGCGTATCAGAAGCTGGCAATGCAACGCGTCATCTTCATCGCAGAGGCTGACGATGCGACAGGACGACTCGCCGATGATGACGAACCAGTCGTTACCAGTTTGCAAATTCTTGAACCGACTTCTGAAACACCGATTCGTTGATTAACGCAGGTTAACTTCTCCATTCGTCCTCAATGAACGCAATGCATCAAAAAGGACATTTTGATACACACTTTCGTCATCTGACCGGCGTCCTGACAGCAAAGAAGCTGTCTGTCAGATCCTTAGGTCGGAGGCAACGACGAATCTGGTTGACAGGCCGTCAATTCTGTGTCACTTGTTGAGTGAGATGCATTTTAACCACGGAGGAGTCAATGCATGAACAAGAAGACGAAACATCATTAGTCTGGCATCAGGCACTCGACGGGAGTGGCCGCATTCTAATTCCCGTCGAACTGAGACGCGAACTGGAAATTGAACCGGGTTCACAACTAATCTGGACACGGGGTGAAAACGGTTTGGAGCTACGGACCTATCATCAAAGCATTGCAGAGATTCAGGACTATTTCACCAGCCTCTCCCCACCTGACAAAGTCTGGAGCGACGAACTGATTGCCGAACGTCGTCGGGAGGCTGCTCGTGAGCATGGTGATGGATAGTTCTGCGGTCATCGCCGTTTTGCGGCGAGAAGCTGGTGCCGAAAATGTGATACCGCATTTGCGGACGGCACTCATTTCCTCTGTCAACGTGGCAGAGGTGTTCTACATCGCTGAGGCCGAGGGAGCAGGACGTTCAGAAATTTCGAGTGCACTGGCACGCATGGAACTGACCGAAGTCGGCTTTGACCGAGAACAGGCCGAACGACTCGCGAGTCTCTATTCAATCACTCGCGGCGGCAGCGTTGGCTTTGCCGACAGAGCGTGTTTGGCTCTGGCCGACCGTTACCAACTTCCCGTGCTCACCGGGGACCGTGAGTGGATCAAGTATGATATCGACCTTGACATTCGGCTGTTCCGCCATGCGGAGGCCGCGTGACTCTGCCCGTCCACTACAAATCGCTTCCGGCGACATGTTCCGTTCCCCAGATTATTCAGTCCAGCGGGGAACACGCCAGCCGACGCTTTATCGAGTTCTTTGCTGCATCAATCCGAAATCGCGGGACGCGGGAAGTCTACCTGCATGCAGCCACAGACTTTCTCAACTGGTGTGATCAACACCAATTGACGCTCACCGACATTGCTCCGCTCGTCGTGGCGACCTACATCGAACAAATCGGGCAACGCCTGA
This DNA window, taken from Fuerstiella marisgermanici, encodes the following:
- a CDS encoding AbrB/MazE/SpoVT family DNA-binding domain-containing protein, translating into MHEQEDETSLVWHQALDGSGRILIPVELRRELEIEPGSQLIWTRGENGLELRTYHQSIAEIQDYFTSLSPPDKVWSDELIAERRREAAREHGDG
- a CDS encoding PIN domain-containing protein, which encodes MDSSAVIAVLRREAGAENVIPHLRTALISSVNVAEVFYIAEAEGAGRSEISSALARMELTEVGFDREQAERLASLYSITRGGSVGFADRACLALADRYQLPVLTGDREWIKYDIDLDIRLFRHAEAA